A DNA window from Parabacteroides johnsonii DSM 18315 contains the following coding sequences:
- a CDS encoding sugar O-acetyltransferase, which translates to MTTDAFKEYVKTRRALDTEEIHRFMDDMSNEARRITFRLNTAYHTPDEVRELLSELFGYEVPESLRVFPPFYADFGKNITVGEGVFINACCHFQDHGGVIIGDGCQIGHNVVFATLNHGLAQEDRQTTYPAPIVLGKDVWIGSNATILQGVTIGDNAVVGAGAVVTKDVEANTIVGGVPARFIKSIVKE; encoded by the coding sequence ATGACAACAGATGCATTCAAAGAATATGTCAAGACTCGCAGGGCACTCGATACAGAGGAGATACACCGCTTTATGGACGATATGAGCAACGAAGCCCGGCGCATTACTTTCCGGCTGAATACAGCATACCACACACCGGACGAAGTACGCGAATTACTTTCCGAGCTATTCGGTTACGAGGTACCGGAATCGCTCCGGGTATTTCCACCGTTCTATGCCGATTTCGGTAAAAATATCACCGTCGGTGAAGGGGTATTCATCAATGCCTGCTGTCATTTTCAGGATCATGGCGGAGTGATAATTGGCGACGGATGCCAGATAGGACATAACGTGGTCTTTGCCACACTCAATCACGGTTTGGCTCAAGAAGATCGCCAAACGACCTATCCCGCACCCATCGTGTTGGGCAAGGACGTATGGATAGGTTCCAATGCGACGATTTTGCAAGGCGTAACCATCGGCGACAATGCAGTTGTCGGGGCTGGAGCGGTCGTTACGAAGGATGTGGAAGCTAACACAATCGTAGGCGGTGTTCCTGCCCGATTCATTAAGTCCATAGTAAAAGAATAG
- a CDS encoding carboxymuconolactone decarboxylase family protein — MNKILLISVFSILTLNVMAQEKIVQTAGRTQLGEFAPKFAELNDDVLFGEVWSRTDKLGLRDRSLVTITSLISQGITDNSLVFHLQSAKKNGITRTEIAEIITHIGFYAGWPKAWAAFNLAKGVWAEDTAGEDAKAAFQREMIFPIGKPNTAYAQYFIGNSYLAPISGEQVSIANVTFEPRCRNNWHIHKATKGGGQILIGVAGRGWYQEEGKPAVEILPGTVIHIPANVKHWHGAAADSWFAHLAFEITGEKTSNEWLEPVTDEEYDKLK; from the coding sequence ATGAACAAGATTCTTCTAATTTCAGTATTCAGTATTTTAACACTCAATGTTATGGCACAGGAAAAAATAGTACAGACAGCAGGGCGTACCCAACTCGGTGAGTTCGCCCCCAAATTTGCGGAACTCAACGATGATGTCCTCTTCGGCGAAGTATGGAGCCGCACCGATAAATTAGGTCTGCGTGACCGCAGTTTAGTAACGATTACCTCCCTTATCAGTCAAGGTATCACGGACAATTCGCTCGTGTTCCATCTCCAGTCGGCAAAGAAAAATGGTATTACCCGCACCGAGATCGCTGAAATCATTACCCATATCGGTTTCTACGCGGGTTGGCCGAAGGCTTGGGCAGCGTTCAACCTCGCCAAAGGTGTATGGGCGGAAGATACGGCAGGTGAAGATGCCAAAGCAGCTTTCCAGCGGGAGATGATTTTCCCTATCGGTAAACCGAATACGGCATACGCACAGTACTTCATCGGTAACAGTTACCTTGCACCCATTTCAGGCGAGCAGGTGTCGATAGCAAACGTCACTTTCGAACCTCGCTGCCGTAACAACTGGCATATCCACAAAGCGACAAAAGGCGGCGGGCAGATACTTATCGGTGTAGCCGGACGAGGTTGGTATCAGGAAGAAGGTAAGCCGGCGGTAGAGATTCTACCCGGTACGGTCATCCACATTCCGGCTAACGTGAAGCATTGGCACGGAGCGGCTGCAGATAGCTGGTTCGCCCATCTGGCTTTCGAGATTACGGGAGAAAAGACATCCAACGAATGGCTCGAACCGGTTACGGACGAGGAGTATGACAAACTTAAATAA
- a CDS encoding helix-turn-helix domain-containing protein, which translates to MEEVIKLDEIDKYNKLFGLETRHPLVSVIDLSKATQWPEHFKVNYGVYALYLKDTYCGNILYGRQSYDYQDGTIVSFAPGQVAETEMLKNVQPKAHGILFHPDLIRGTALGQEIKNYSFFSYETREALHLSEEERETVMDCLHKIEAELKHSIDKHSRRLICANIGLLLDYCMRFYERQFTTREEVNKDIVVRFERLLDEYFDSDAPMHEGLPTVKYFADKVFLSANYFGDMIRKQTGQTASEYIQNKLIERAKEALLGTDKTTSEIAYGLGFQYPQHLSRMFKRVTGCTPNEFRSQN; encoded by the coding sequence ATGGAAGAAGTTATAAAACTCGATGAAATAGATAAATACAACAAACTGTTCGGACTCGAAACACGGCATCCGTTAGTGAGTGTAATTGATTTGTCGAAGGCGACGCAGTGGCCGGAACACTTCAAGGTCAACTATGGTGTATATGCCCTTTATCTGAAAGATACCTACTGCGGGAACATCCTATACGGACGTCAGAGTTACGACTATCAGGACGGTACGATTGTCAGCTTCGCTCCCGGTCAGGTCGCGGAGACCGAGATGCTGAAAAATGTGCAGCCGAAAGCTCACGGCATTCTGTTCCATCCCGACTTGATTCGGGGCACAGCACTCGGTCAGGAAATTAAGAACTACTCATTCTTCTCTTATGAAACCCGCGAGGCGTTGCATCTTTCAGAGGAAGAACGTGAAACCGTAATGGACTGCCTGCATAAAATAGAGGCAGAATTGAAGCATAGTATCGACAAGCACAGCCGCCGGTTGATTTGTGCCAATATCGGACTGTTGCTCGACTACTGTATGCGCTTCTATGAACGGCAGTTTACTACCCGTGAAGAGGTAAACAAAGATATTGTCGTCCGTTTCGAGCGACTGTTAGACGAGTATTTCGACAGCGATGCCCCGATGCACGAGGGATTACCGACTGTCAAATATTTTGCCGACAAAGTATTTCTGTCTGCGAATTATTTTGGAGATATGATCAGGAAACAGACAGGGCAGACCGCTTCGGAATATATTCAGAACAAACTGATCGAGCGGGCTAAAGAAGCCTTGCTTGGTACGGACAAGACGACGAGCGAGATTGCTTATGGATTGGGATTCCAATATCCGCAGCATCTAAGCCGGATGTTCAAACGGGTGACAGGTTGTACGCCCAATGAATTTCGTTCTCAAAATTAG
- a CDS encoding helix-turn-helix domain-containing protein gives MNELLFPGLYIADTDDSRVILPSLFRSGYYCLILTDLLIVACTKYGRLHCDYCDGTLIGYRPDTLCMEIPAPCLWTVAFHPDLFKGRILEKTIEEYTFFSYALKEALHISLKEKQILSSCVDDIRRELHHGTDSYKCTILTRHITRLLDYTTRFYERQFIVRELNNELLIRQYEKLVKQYIGEGRLAQESLTSAYCAEQLHLSEAYFNDLLELQLGHTHNCHIQLLRIEIAKEKLRSSEESLSQIVYELGFPSVQYFGFLFKKITGISPNEYKLLN, from the coding sequence ATGAACGAACTGTTATTTCCCGGACTTTATATCGCTGACACTGACGATTCTCGTGTGATTCTTCCGAGCTTGTTTCGGTCGGGATACTATTGTCTGATATTGACGGACTTGCTTATTGTAGCCTGCACAAAGTATGGCCGGCTGCATTGCGACTACTGCGATGGAACGCTCATCGGTTATCGTCCGGATACCCTCTGTATGGAAATTCCTGCACCTTGCCTATGGACGGTTGCATTTCATCCCGACCTGTTCAAGGGCAGAATACTTGAAAAAACGATCGAAGAATACACGTTCTTTTCATATGCACTCAAAGAAGCGTTGCATATATCACTAAAAGAGAAACAGATACTTTCTTCCTGTGTCGATGATATTCGCAGGGAACTTCATCATGGTACGGACTCTTACAAATGTACTATTCTGACACGACATATCACCCGTTTGTTGGATTATACCACCCGTTTTTACGAGCGGCAGTTCATTGTCCGTGAATTGAACAATGAACTGCTGATACGACAATACGAAAAACTCGTCAAACAATATATTGGAGAAGGGCGACTGGCACAAGAGTCGCTTACATCTGCCTATTGTGCCGAACAGCTTCATTTATCGGAAGCCTACTTCAACGATTTGCTTGAACTGCAACTTGGACATACGCACAATTGCCATATCCAACTTCTGCGTATCGAAATAGCAAAAGAGAAACTACGTTCCTCAGAAGAATCCCTTTCTCAAATAGTGTATGAACTCGGATTTCCTTCGGTACAATATTTCGGCTTTCTTTTCAAGAAGATAACAGGAATATCTCCGAATGAATATAAACTATTGAATTGA
- a CDS encoding zinc ribbon domain-containing protein → MVQKFCQSCGMPLNNSNKGTNADGNPNEDYCIYCYKEGKFTQDFNMSQMIEFCTQFTDQINKEAGWNLTPQQAKEQMRQFFPTLKRWKQKDERSLTEKAAHLLSQCKEVTLVSINADGFPRPVPLDKIYSAGCNEVWVVTAKGSEKVADFNLNPKAGLSYSFYGDSVALRGTVEIITDDETRKQMWQEYFINYFPGGPADPNYVLIRFIGTEATIWINGEFAHVNLPK, encoded by the coding sequence ATGGTACAAAAATTTTGTCAGAGTTGCGGTATGCCTCTTAATAATTCCAACAAAGGGACGAATGCCGATGGTAATCCTAATGAGGACTACTGCATCTATTGCTACAAGGAGGGGAAATTCACCCAAGACTTTAACATGAGCCAGATGATAGAGTTCTGCACGCAATTTACCGATCAGATAAACAAGGAAGCGGGCTGGAATTTGACACCCCAACAAGCAAAGGAGCAGATGCGGCAATTCTTTCCAACGCTCAAACGCTGGAAGCAGAAAGATGAACGAAGCTTGACTGAAAAGGCCGCGCATCTTCTTTCACAGTGCAAAGAAGTAACGTTGGTATCGATCAATGCCGACGGCTTTCCTCGTCCCGTACCCTTGGATAAGATTTACTCGGCAGGATGCAATGAGGTATGGGTAGTCACCGCTAAAGGCTCTGAAAAAGTGGCGGATTTCAATCTCAATCCCAAAGCAGGGCTTTCCTATTCGTTTTATGGCGACAGCGTCGCATTGCGTGGAACTGTTGAAATCATTACCGACGACGAGACACGCAAACAGATGTGGCAGGAATACTTCATCAATTATTTCCCCGGAGGTCCGGCTGACCCGAACTATGTACTTATCCGTTTTATCGGCACAGAAGCGACAATCTGGATAAACGGCGAGTTTGCCCATGTAAACCTCCCCAAGTAA
- a CDS encoding DJ-1/PfpI family protein, translating to MSNEILYILLPDFAEHEMVYLAEAIASDEFSLKENPKYINKFVASTLDPIKSIGGFRIMPDYSFDTIPDDYAALVLIGGFGWVTPIADKVVPIVRQAVENGKIVGAICNAASFMAKHGFLNDVKHTGNGIDQLKLWGGENYTNHTGYVHVQAIGDKNIVTANGSATLEFAKELLLLLENDMPERIEMYYQFNKQGFCALV from the coding sequence ATGAGTAACGAAATCCTCTACATCCTGCTTCCCGACTTTGCAGAGCACGAAATGGTTTACCTTGCGGAGGCAATAGCCTCTGATGAATTTTCCCTGAAAGAAAATCCGAAATACATCAATAAATTTGTGGCTTCCACTTTGGATCCGATCAAGTCTATCGGCGGCTTTCGGATCATGCCCGATTATTCGTTTGACACGATACCCGATGATTATGCGGCACTCGTGCTGATCGGCGGCTTTGGTTGGGTAACGCCCATTGCCGATAAAGTAGTGCCTATTGTGCGCCAAGCCGTTGAGAATGGAAAAATTGTCGGAGCTATCTGCAATGCCGCGTCGTTCATGGCGAAACATGGTTTCCTGAATGATGTCAAACACACAGGCAATGGCATTGATCAGCTGAAACTGTGGGGCGGAGAGAACTACACGAATCATACAGGATATGTCCATGTACAAGCGATTGGAGATAAAAACATCGTGACTGCCAACGGTTCGGCAACGCTCGAATTTGCCAAGGAGTTACTTTTGTTGCTTGAGAATGATATGCCGGAGCGCATAGAAATGTATTATCAGTTCAACAAGCAGGGATTTTGCGCCCTGGTATAA
- a CDS encoding helix-turn-helix transcriptional regulator, whose translation MWKENLYQPVEILLREHDTFPIGEHQHSFFEMAYILEGTESFVVNSVNGGKEHHNYCAADLCLIPPNRVHLFRICSHSRYLFIRFTENYVTDYINRYAEGALDIQARYCIWFQQSDAEMLHSLIGLIVREVSEKKMMSDYLLNCYVNSVIVLAVRNLSTSAPEHDNADSSKAQYMLKYIRQHIHQPELLKLNIVAEKFHLSPTYAGRFFKRNFGEDFKQYIQKSRLKTVEDMLVGTQMSIKEISNRMGYTDPCYLNKLFQQYHNMTPLQYRKKYCGTHSPISEEK comes from the coding sequence ATGTGGAAAGAAAATCTATATCAGCCGGTTGAAATACTTTTAAGGGAGCACGATACATTTCCGATTGGAGAGCACCAGCATTCCTTTTTCGAAATGGCTTATATTCTGGAAGGTACTGAAAGTTTTGTTGTCAATTCCGTAAATGGCGGGAAAGAACATCATAACTATTGTGCCGCCGACTTATGCCTGATACCGCCCAATAGAGTTCATCTGTTTCGGATCTGTTCACATAGCCGTTATTTGTTTATCCGGTTCACGGAGAATTATGTAACCGATTATATAAACAGATATGCTGAAGGGGCTCTCGACATACAAGCCAGATACTGTATCTGGTTTCAACAGAGTGATGCGGAAATGCTTCACAGTTTGATTGGGCTTATTGTCAGGGAGGTATCTGAAAAGAAAATGATGTCGGACTATCTGCTGAACTGCTACGTGAACAGTGTCATTGTGCTTGCTGTAAGAAATCTTTCCACATCGGCCCCGGAGCATGACAATGCGGACAGTAGCAAGGCACAGTATATGCTAAAATATATCAGGCAGCATATCCACCAGCCCGAACTCCTGAAATTGAATATTGTAGCTGAAAAATTTCACCTTTCCCCCACTTATGCAGGCCGTTTCTTTAAACGGAATTTTGGAGAGGATTTCAAACAGTACATCCAAAAAAGCAGGTTGAAAACGGTGGAAGATATGCTTGTCGGCACTCAAATGAGCATTAAAGAGATTTCAAACAGAATGGGCTATACCGACCCGTGCTACTTGAACAAGTTGTTTCAGCAATATCATAATATGACTCCTTTGCAATATAGAAAGAAGTATTGCGGTACACATTCACCTATTAGTGAAGAAAAATGA
- a CDS encoding DMT family transporter has translation MEKICWKGHAAMFGANAMWGLMSPISKFIMLGGAVTPLVVTDLRIGGAMVLFWITSFFQKPEHVNHKDLASLFVASLLGIVFNQGCFIFGVSLSSPGDASIITTSMPLWAMVLAALILKEPITGKKVLGIAAGASGALLLILGNGQNGQGTSATTAGGTMIWGDLLVLLAQFCYALYIVLYKDFVNKYSLVTIMKWMFTYSFICILPFSANSLMRTDWSSLHLPELGGLSFIVVGATFISYMLIVVGQKNLRPTVAGMYNYIQPLVACIVAVCWGMDSFNFIKGIAVVFIFGGVYLVTLSRSRKELESYKANRNRLLRK, from the coding sequence ATGGAAAAGATTTGTTGGAAAGGACATGCCGCCATGTTCGGGGCAAATGCCATGTGGGGGCTGATGTCTCCCATATCCAAATTTATCATGTTGGGAGGAGCTGTTACGCCTCTTGTCGTAACCGATTTGCGTATCGGGGGCGCGATGGTGCTCTTCTGGATAACTTCTTTTTTTCAAAAACCGGAACATGTCAACCATAAGGATTTGGCAAGCCTGTTCGTAGCCTCCCTTTTAGGTATTGTATTCAATCAAGGTTGTTTCATATTCGGTGTCAGTCTAAGCTCACCCGGTGATGCCTCCATTATTACTACCAGTATGCCTCTATGGGCTATGGTACTGGCTGCATTGATACTGAAAGAGCCCATTACCGGTAAGAAAGTGTTGGGCATTGCGGCCGGAGCGAGCGGTGCGTTGTTACTGATACTTGGAAACGGGCAAAACGGGCAAGGAACATCGGCAACAACCGCAGGCGGCACAATGATATGGGGCGATTTGCTGGTGTTGCTGGCACAGTTCTGCTATGCCCTCTACATTGTATTATATAAGGATTTCGTGAACAAATATTCGCTGGTGACCATTATGAAATGGATGTTCACCTACTCGTTCATATGCATCCTGCCATTTTCTGCCAACAGCCTGATGCGTACGGACTGGAGCAGCCTGCATCTTCCTGAATTGGGTGGCTTGTCCTTTATTGTGGTGGGAGCCACCTTCATCAGCTATATGCTGATTGTAGTAGGGCAGAAGAATCTCCGTCCCACCGTGGCGGGCATGTACAACTATATCCAGCCGCTTGTAGCCTGCATCGTTGCCGTCTGCTGGGGCATGGACTCTTTCAATTTCATCAAGGGCATAGCCGTGGTCTTCATCTTTGGCGGTGTCTATCTGGTCACTTTGAGCCGGAGCAGGAAGGAGTTGGAATCCTATAAGGCAAATAGAAACCGCCTCTTGCGGAAATAG
- a CDS encoding HU family DNA-binding protein, whose protein sequence is MKRVQFGIYQVPAKNEQGANGKRAYARLISKETKKMDEICSFINECCSVNSADIKGVLDALSKYVGRELSYGSCVELDGLGFFSPALKTFKDGVNEKGEEIYKVRVDGVNFRCAKKLKKQVRESQPQKVKRTNVSKLDYDGRKAKLMAYLEMHRFINLTDYQRFVGCTYYVAKNDFKKFEEAELVQRQGYKTHRVYILATAQEE, encoded by the coding sequence ATGAAACGGGTGCAATTCGGTATTTACCAGGTGCCGGCAAAAAATGAACAAGGAGCAAACGGAAAACGTGCGTATGCCCGGCTGATCAGTAAAGAGACGAAGAAGATGGATGAGATCTGCTCGTTTATCAATGAGTGCTGTTCGGTCAACTCGGCCGACATCAAAGGGGTTTTGGATGCTTTGTCAAAATATGTAGGGAGGGAACTGTCGTACGGTTCCTGTGTAGAATTGGACGGACTGGGGTTTTTCTCGCCCGCTTTGAAAACCTTTAAAGACGGTGTGAATGAGAAAGGAGAGGAGATATATAAAGTGAGGGTGGACGGCGTGAATTTCCGTTGCGCGAAGAAACTGAAAAAACAGGTACGGGAAAGCCAGCCTCAGAAAGTGAAGCGGACGAACGTGTCGAAGCTTGATTATGATGGACGCAAAGCCAAGCTGATGGCTTATCTGGAAATGCACCGGTTTATAAACCTGACCGATTATCAAAGGTTCGTGGGATGCACGTATTATGTGGCGAAAAACGATTTCAAGAAGTTTGAGGAAGCGGAACTTGTGCAGCGGCAGGGATATAAGACGCATCGCGTATATATCCTCGCCACAGCACAAGAGGAGTGA
- the thiC gene encoding phosphomethylpyrimidine synthase ThiC, protein MANKNRIRITYPSSEKIYIPGKIHKINVGMRKIKILDTVTRDEDGELIHKKNNPVIVYDTSGPYSDPKIPVNTQNGIPRIRESWYAGRKDLIRLEELTSDYGRQRLADSSLDHIRFPKHHLPYRAKAGKNITQLYYAKRRIITPEMEYVAIRENQQIEALGLKSYITPEFVRKEIAAGRAIIPANINHPEAEPMIIGRKFLVKINTNIGNSALSSGIDEEIEKAVWSCKWGGDTLMDLSTGDNIHETREWIIRNCPVPMGTVPIYQALEKVNGKIEDLSWEIYRDTLIEQAEQGVDYFTIHAGLLKKHIELTQTRLTGIVSRGGSIMAKWMQIHNEENFLYTHFSEICEILKMYDIAVSIGDGLRPGSIYDANDAAQFAELHTMGELTQIAWDQFVQVIIEGPGHVPMNKIQENMKEQQYACHNAPFYTLGPLTTDIAPGYDHITSAIGAAQIAWHGTAMICYVTPKEHLGLPDKEDVRTGVVAYKIAAHAADLAKGHPGAQVRDNALSKARFEFRWKDQFNLSLDPERALQYYKDSAVTDGEYCTMCGPNFCAMRLSKDLHKENCDI, encoded by the coding sequence ATGGCAAATAAGAACAGAATACGCATCACGTATCCTTCATCGGAAAAGATCTACATACCCGGCAAGATACATAAGATAAACGTGGGTATGCGAAAGATCAAAATACTGGATACCGTCACACGCGATGAAGACGGAGAGTTGATCCACAAAAAGAACAATCCCGTCATCGTGTATGATACCAGCGGGCCCTATTCGGATCCGAAAATCCCGGTCAATACGCAAAACGGCATTCCCCGTATCCGCGAATCTTGGTATGCAGGACGCAAAGACCTGATCCGCCTGGAAGAACTGACTTCCGATTATGGCCGGCAACGCCTTGCCGATTCTTCGCTGGATCATATCCGCTTCCCGAAACATCACCTGCCCTATCGTGCTAAAGCGGGGAAAAACATCACCCAGCTGTATTATGCGAAACGGCGTATCATCACTCCGGAAATGGAATATGTTGCCATCCGCGAAAACCAGCAGATCGAGGCGTTAGGGTTGAAATCATATATCACTCCCGAATTTGTCCGTAAAGAAATTGCTGCCGGGCGTGCCATCATCCCGGCAAATATCAACCATCCCGAAGCCGAACCGATGATTATCGGCCGGAAATTCCTGGTGAAGATCAACACCAATATCGGCAACTCCGCCCTCTCGTCCGGTATAGACGAAGAGATCGAAAAGGCCGTATGGAGCTGCAAATGGGGAGGCGACACCTTAATGGACCTTTCGACGGGAGACAATATCCATGAAACCCGCGAATGGATCATCCGTAACTGTCCGGTTCCGATGGGGACAGTTCCCATCTACCAGGCTTTGGAAAAAGTAAACGGAAAGATAGAAGACCTGAGTTGGGAAATCTATCGTGACACACTGATCGAGCAGGCGGAACAGGGAGTCGACTATTTCACTATCCACGCCGGCTTGCTTAAAAAGCATATCGAACTGACACAAACGCGTTTGACCGGTATCGTCTCACGAGGTGGTTCAATCATGGCCAAGTGGATGCAGATCCACAATGAAGAGAATTTCCTGTATACGCATTTCTCCGAGATATGCGAGATATTGAAAATGTACGACATCGCCGTTTCGATCGGCGACGGGCTCCGTCCGGGTTCCATCTATGATGCGAACGATGCCGCCCAGTTTGCCGAACTGCATACGATGGGCGAGCTGACCCAGATTGCCTGGGATCAGTTCGTGCAGGTCATCATCGAAGGTCCGGGCCATGTCCCGATGAATAAGATACAGGAGAACATGAAAGAACAGCAGTATGCTTGCCATAATGCCCCGTTCTACACATTAGGCCCGCTGACAACAGATATCGCTCCGGGCTACGACCATATCACATCGGCTATCGGAGCTGCCCAGATTGCCTGGCACGGCACGGCGATGATCTGTTACGTCACCCCGAAAGAACATCTCGGCCTGCCGGATAAAGAAGATGTCCGCACTGGTGTCGTCGCCTATAAGATCGCTGCCCACGCCGCCGACTTGGCAAAAGGACATCCCGGAGCACAAGTCCGTGACAATGCCTTGAGCAAAGCCCGCTTTGAGTTCCGCTGGAAAGACCAGTTCAACCTGTCTCTCGATCCGGAACGCGCCTTACAATATTATAAGGATAGTGCCGTGACGGATGGCGAATATTGTACGATGTGCGGCCCTAACTTCTGCGCCATGCGGTTGAGCAAGGATTTGCATAAGGAAAACTGCGATATCTAA
- a CDS encoding thiamine phosphate synthase, whose translation MELDDFLYTSAGRGRYACFTGTNRLMFITHRTDKYTELDEVKMVTKGGCTWVQLRMKENLNLEVAKAVAHFTMFDCDTDCACCLDDDLEMAFKAGIHCVHLGKNDMPVSEAWRRIIEKGKEDLFLVGATANTFEDILKADREGASYIGLGPYRYTETKKNLSPVLGLEGYRKIMEQCREAGLEIPIFAIGGIEFEDIAPLMETGIEGIAVSGAIINAEDPVEETRRFIREINKHKPDPCRDDSEI comes from the coding sequence ATGGAATTAGATGATTTCTTATATACAAGTGCAGGCAGAGGAAGATATGCCTGTTTTACCGGTACTAACCGGTTGATGTTCATCACACACCGTACGGACAAATACACAGAGCTGGATGAGGTCAAGATGGTGACCAAAGGCGGTTGTACCTGGGTACAACTCCGCATGAAAGAGAATTTGAATTTGGAAGTTGCCAAGGCAGTTGCACATTTTACCATGTTCGACTGCGACACAGATTGTGCTTGTTGCCTGGACGACGATCTGGAAATGGCTTTCAAGGCCGGCATCCATTGTGTCCATTTAGGCAAAAACGACATGCCGGTCTCCGAAGCCTGGCGCCGTATCATCGAAAAAGGGAAAGAGGATCTTTTCCTTGTGGGGGCAACAGCCAACACGTTCGAAGATATCCTGAAAGCAGACCGGGAAGGAGCTTCCTACATCGGCCTGGGCCCTTATCGCTATACCGAGACCAAAAAGAACCTGAGTCCGGTGCTGGGCTTGGAAGGATATCGAAAAATCATGGAACAATGCAGAGAAGCTGGCCTTGAAATTCCTATCTTTGCCATCGGAGGGATCGAGTTTGAAGACATTGCTCCGTTGATGGAAACAGGGATAGAAGGCATCGCTGTTTCCGGAGCGATCATCAACGCCGAAGATCCGGTCGAAGAGACACGCCGTTTCATCCGGGAGATTAACAAGCATAAACCGGACCCTTGCAGGGACGATTCTGAAATATAA
- a CDS encoding thiamine phosphate synthase, translating to MKKLIVITSPRFFQGEDTVLSHLFDEGMQRLHLRKPDSEANELRKLLDRIPAIYYPKIVLHDCFGLAVEYGLGGVHLNRRNNQIPDGFTGTISRSCHSIGELEQFGELDYLFLSPIFQSISKEGYGNGFEPETLRQASDTGTINDKVIALGGIDQTTLPLLSPFRFGGAAVLGALWGNHPSVDKEDSIITQYKKLQAWN from the coding sequence ATGAAAAAGCTGATCGTCATTACTTCTCCCCGTTTTTTTCAAGGAGAAGATACCGTCCTTTCGCATCTGTTTGATGAAGGAATGCAACGTCTTCATCTGCGTAAACCGGATAGCGAAGCAAATGAATTGCGCAAGTTGCTGGATCGGATTCCGGCTATCTACTATCCGAAAATCGTACTTCATGACTGTTTCGGACTGGCAGTAGAATATGGCCTGGGCGGAGTACACCTGAACAGACGCAACAACCAGATACCGGACGGTTTTACAGGCACAATCAGCCGCTCATGCCATTCGATCGGAGAACTCGAACAGTTCGGGGAGCTCGACTATCTGTTCCTAAGTCCTATTTTTCAAAGTATATCCAAAGAAGGCTATGGGAATGGTTTTGAGCCGGAAACACTCAGGCAAGCATCCGATACCGGGACTATCAATGATAAAGTCATAGCCTTAGGAGGCATAGACCAGACGACCCTTCCGCTTCTGAGCCCTTTCCGCTTCGGGGGAGCCGCCGTTTTGGGAGCACTTTGGGGAAACCACCCTTCGGTGGATAAAGAGGATTCTATTATCACACAATATAAAAAGCTACAAGCATGGAATTAG